From Nicotiana tabacum cultivar K326 chromosome 22, ASM71507v2, whole genome shotgun sequence, one genomic window encodes:
- the LOC107767422 gene encoding NAC domain-containing protein 89 has product MEDGHVSGSRNENSRTARNNNVEISIATASSMFPGFRFSPTDEELISYYLKKKLEGSDKCVEVISEVEIWKHEPWDLPAKSVIQSDNEWFFFSPRGRKYPNGSQSKRATESGYWKATGKERNVKSGSNIMGTKRTLVFHTGRAPKGQRTHWIMHEYCMSGSTNYQDSMVVCRLRKNSEFHLNDTPRNQLAAIACATTQSGAGQLGSLELVTIGDCCCSKEGSSSFYSHSVEQIDSGSESDKPTKEFSQHDSSGHFKDCDGEEDWFADIMKDDIIKLDDSSLNAQPISMVPSRPESSISTHEAQAAMSGVAPFQGTANRRLRLVKVVVCPVEGSRMYEATKKNKIGVSTTSSGRWLRNMISVKRMKQYVMPIFLVVFILLVMLLNMLGVS; this is encoded by the exons ATGGAGGATGGGCATGTATCAGGTTCAAGAAATGAGAACAGTAGAACAGCCAGAAATAATAATGTGGAAATTTCAATAGCAACAGCGTCATCAATGTTTCCTGGTTTCAGGTTTTCACCGACGGACGAAGAACTAATTTCATATTACTTGAAAAAGAAACTTGAGGGGTCTGATAAGTGTGTTGAAGTTATTTCTGAGGTTGAGATTTGGAAACATGAACCTTGGGATTTACCAG CTAAATCCGTCATTCAATCAGATAATGaatggttcttcttttctcctCGTGGAAGGAAGTATCCAAACGGATCTCAAAGTAAAAGGGCAACTGAATCTGGTTACTGGAAGGCCACAGGAAAAGAACGTAATGTGAAATCTGGTTCGAATATCATGGGCACAAAGAGAACTCTGGTGTTCCACACTGGTCGAGCACCTAAAGGACAGAGGACACACTGGATAATGCATGAATATTGCATGAGCGGAAGCACTAATTATCAG GATTCTATGGTTGTCTGCCGCCTCCGGAAGAATAGTGAGTTTCATTTGAATGACACCCCAAGAAATCAACTGGCTGCTATCGCTTGTGCAACCACTCAGTCTGGAGCAGGACAATTGGGCAGCTTGGAATTGGTCACTATAGGGGATTGCTGTTGTTCAAAGGAAGGGAGTAGCAGTTTTTATTCCCATTCGGTTGAGCAGATTGACTCTGGATCAGAATCTGATAAACCAACTAAAGAGTTCTCTCAGCACGATTCCTCTGGCCACTTCAAG GATTGTGATGGTGAAGAGGACTGGTTTGCTGATATAATGAAAGATGATATCATTAAGCTAGATGATTCTTCATTGAACGCCCAACCTATTTCCATGGTCCCCAGTAGGCCTGAATCCTCTATATCAACTCATGAAGCTCAAGCTGCGATGTCCGGTGTGGCTCCTTTCCAGGGCACCGCTAATCGAAGACTCAGACTAGTAAAAGTAGTGGTGTGTCCAGTAGAGGGATCCAGAATGTATGAAGCTACCAAAAAGAATAAAATCGGAGTGAGCACAACTAGTTCAGGAAGATGGCTGAGAAACATGATTTCAGTTAAAAGGATGAAGCAATACGTGATGCCTATATTTCTGGTAGTCTTTATATTATTGGTCATGCTTCTTAATATGTTGGGAGTCTCATAG